Proteins co-encoded in one Rudaeicoccus suwonensis genomic window:
- a CDS encoding OsmC family peroxiredoxin — translation MKAHGSASWHGSWREGGGQLSTASGSMHAVGYTYASRFESTDGVSPEELLAASYAGCLNQAFANAFGWGNFIAERIDTTVEVETLLGMPDGPPGRIHITMRASVDGITESQFTGLTNAAKNGCLIGRMLGVTSTMDAQLITSAPAGACTAGEA, via the coding sequence GTGAAAGCCCACGGCAGTGCCAGTTGGCACGGCTCGTGGCGGGAGGGCGGTGGGCAACTGTCCACCGCAAGTGGGTCGATGCACGCAGTCGGTTACACCTACGCGTCGCGCTTTGAGAGCACCGACGGAGTATCGCCCGAAGAACTGCTTGCCGCCTCGTACGCCGGCTGTCTCAATCAGGCATTCGCCAACGCATTCGGGTGGGGGAACTTCATCGCCGAGCGCATCGACACGACTGTCGAAGTGGAGACACTGTTGGGAATGCCCGACGGCCCACCCGGCCGGATACACATCACGATGCGGGCTTCGGTCGACGGCATCACCGAGTCGCAGTTCACGGGACTCACCAATGCCGCAAAGAACGGGTGTCTCATTGGCCGCATGCTCGGCGTGACCAGCACCATGGACGCCCAGCTCATCACGTCAGCTCCGGCCGGCGCCTGCACTGCGGGCGAGGCTTGA
- a CDS encoding MarR family winged helix-turn-helix transcriptional regulator encodes MTRRRDEVDQIVDAWRRERGDLDVEPLQVLSRISRLARLLDQARGAAFADHDLDGWEFDVLSALRRVGSPYELSPGALIQQTLVTSGTMTNRVDRLEKRGFVRRRPAPNDRRGVLVQLTDSGRAVVDDAMVELLDHERELLSNLSGRDRDRVASALRTLLSAVENRSEE; translated from the coding sequence ATGACAAGGCGACGCGACGAGGTCGACCAGATCGTCGATGCGTGGCGGCGCGAGCGAGGCGACTTGGATGTCGAGCCGCTGCAGGTCCTCTCGCGCATCTCTCGGCTGGCGCGGTTGCTGGACCAGGCTCGCGGTGCCGCGTTCGCCGACCACGACCTCGACGGCTGGGAGTTCGACGTGCTCTCCGCGCTGCGACGTGTCGGTTCGCCGTACGAACTATCGCCGGGTGCCCTCATTCAACAGACGCTGGTCACCAGCGGCACGATGACCAACCGCGTCGACCGGCTCGAGAAGCGCGGTTTCGTTCGGCGTCGGCCGGCGCCCAACGACCGGCGGGGTGTGCTCGTGCAGTTGACCGACTCCGGCCGTGCCGTCGTCGACGACGCCATGGTCGAACTCCTCGACCACGAGCGCGAGTTGCTCAGCAACCTGTCCGGACGTGACCGCGACCGCGTGGCGTCAGCTCTGCGCACGCTGCTGTCGGCGGTCGAAAACCGTTCGGAAGAATGA
- a CDS encoding methyltransferase domain-containing protein: MATWDPKQYERFADLRNRPFIDLISRISAENPSYVYDLGCGNGPLTLMLAARWPTATVTGVDSSADMLRRAREVDGAARVAWQQADVADWAPGAGIQPDVIVTNATLQWVPGHLSLIAGWLDWLAEGGWFAMQVPGNFDAGSHRIIREVARAHDRAADLEGALREDPVATPEEYAEVLATACGHLDVWETTYLQILDPAGDQRSPVLEWVKGTALRPLLDVLEGAEQEEFIAELIERFDAEYPRHEYGVPFPFRRIFAVGRKGGF; the protein is encoded by the coding sequence GTGGCAACATGGGACCCGAAGCAGTATGAGCGTTTCGCTGATCTGCGCAACCGGCCGTTCATCGATCTGATCTCTCGAATCAGCGCCGAAAACCCCTCGTATGTCTACGATCTCGGGTGTGGCAACGGTCCGCTGACCTTGATGTTGGCGGCCCGTTGGCCGACTGCCACCGTGACGGGCGTCGACTCGTCGGCGGACATGCTGCGACGGGCGCGTGAGGTCGACGGCGCGGCGCGGGTGGCGTGGCAACAGGCGGACGTCGCGGACTGGGCGCCGGGCGCCGGCATACAGCCCGACGTGATCGTCACCAATGCGACCCTGCAATGGGTGCCGGGCCACCTGAGCCTGATCGCCGGTTGGCTCGACTGGTTGGCCGAAGGTGGGTGGTTCGCGATGCAGGTGCCCGGCAACTTCGATGCCGGCTCGCACCGGATCATCCGGGAGGTCGCCCGCGCGCACGACCGGGCTGCCGATCTGGAGGGCGCTCTGCGCGAGGACCCGGTCGCAACTCCCGAGGAGTATGCCGAAGTGCTGGCCACTGCCTGCGGTCATCTGGACGTGTGGGAGACCACGTATCTGCAGATCCTCGACCCCGCCGGAGACCAGCGCAGTCCGGTGCTGGAGTGGGTCAAAGGGACAGCACTACGACCGCTGCTCGATGTTCTCGAGGGCGCTGAGCAGGAGGAATTCATCGCCGAGTTGATCGAGCGTTTCGATGCGGAGTATCCCCGCCACGAGTATGGCGTGCCGTTCCCCTTCCGGCGCATCTTCGCCGTCGGCCGCAAAGGCGGATTCTGA
- a CDS encoding VOC family protein, translating to MTVMGFHHMQVACPAGSEDVLRAFYTGVLGLPEIEKPAALAVRGGCWFGVGGQQLHLGVEQDFRPARKAHPCLLVDGHDSLDEVAAAVSAAGGEVRWDDQIPGIRRFHTDDPVGNRIEIQSA from the coding sequence ATGACGGTCATGGGTTTTCACCACATGCAAGTGGCATGTCCGGCCGGCTCGGAGGATGTGCTTCGCGCCTTTTACACCGGCGTTCTAGGGTTGCCGGAGATCGAAAAGCCGGCGGCACTGGCAGTGCGCGGAGGCTGCTGGTTCGGCGTCGGTGGGCAGCAGTTGCATCTCGGAGTGGAGCAGGATTTTCGGCCCGCCCGCAAGGCGCACCCGTGTCTACTGGTCGACGGTCACGACAGTCTTGACGAGGTTGCGGCTGCCGTCTCCGCCGCGGGTGGCGAGGTGCGTTGGGACGATCAGATCCCCGGCATACGTCGCTTCCACACCGACGATCCGGTCGGCAACAGGATCGAGATCCAGTCGGCGTGA
- a CDS encoding TetR/AcrR family transcriptional regulator, producing the protein MAKKRARLSAADRREQLISVAREMFAEQGVQPTTVEDIASAAGVTKPLIYEHFGGKEGLYAVIVDRAMRDLLTQLTSALKTDGTSREILERTALALLTYIEASPAAFRVLMRDSPTWHASGSAASLMSAVAGQVEGILAEAFKRNGFDDRPTPIYAQMLVGMIAFTGEWWTESGSSFTRDEVAAHLVTMAWHGLDGIGSRAAAR; encoded by the coding sequence ATGGCCAAGAAGCGTGCACGGTTGTCGGCGGCGGACCGACGCGAGCAGTTGATCAGCGTTGCGCGCGAGATGTTCGCCGAACAGGGAGTCCAGCCGACAACGGTCGAGGACATCGCCAGCGCGGCGGGCGTCACCAAACCGCTGATCTACGAGCATTTCGGCGGCAAGGAGGGTTTGTATGCCGTCATCGTCGACCGGGCGATGCGCGACCTGCTCACCCAACTGACGTCGGCCCTGAAGACCGATGGCACGTCACGCGAGATCCTCGAACGCACTGCCCTTGCACTGCTGACCTACATCGAAGCCTCACCGGCAGCCTTTCGGGTGCTGATGCGCGACTCCCCGACCTGGCATGCCAGCGGGTCGGCGGCGAGTCTGATGTCCGCAGTGGCCGGCCAGGTGGAGGGCATCCTCGCAGAAGCCTTCAAACGCAACGGTTTCGACGATCGGCCTACGCCGATCTACGCGCAGATGCTCGTCGGGATGATCGCCTTCACCGGCGAGTGGTGGACCGAGTCCGGCTCGTCGTTCACCCGCGACGAGGTGGCTGCCCACCTGGTGACCATGGCGTGGCACGGACTCGACGGCATCGGCTCACGAGCAGCGGCCCGCTGA
- the glmU gene encoding bifunctional UDP-N-acetylglucosamine diphosphorylase/glucosamine-1-phosphate N-acetyltransferase GlmU yields the protein MTATPAAVIVLSAGDGTRMKSRLNKALHRIGGRTLVGHAVAAAAGTGASYVTVVVRAQKDDVAAAARAVVEKVLIAEQDDVYGTGRAAECGLQTLPPDLTGTVLVTTGDTPLLDARTLLQLTAEHEASAAAVTVITGVLDDATGYGRVVRDDHGNVRAIVEHKQATEEQRQINEFNSGLFAFDAAVLRQALAEVGVNSAAGEKYLTDVVEVAVGHGLLVRAHVLDDLWQTEGVNDKAQLARLGAELNRRTLDKLMREQGAVIEDPASTWVDVEVTVGADTIVHPGCQLYGATSIGAGCEIGPDTTLKDTEVRDGASVIRTHADLALIGQDATVGPFSYLRPGTTLGAGGKIGGFVETKNAQIGDDAKVPHLTYCGDAVIGAGTNIGAGTIFANYDGVNKHQTRVGENSFVGSNSVIVAPRTIGDGVYVAAGSAVVEDVEPGQLGVTRAHQRNVDGWVFRRRADTATATSAKQAIDRAAHEESTETEEPQGN from the coding sequence GTGACCGCAACCCCCGCCGCCGTCATCGTCCTGTCCGCAGGCGACGGCACCCGGATGAAATCACGGCTGAACAAGGCCCTCCACCGCATCGGTGGCCGCACCCTCGTCGGCCACGCGGTCGCGGCGGCCGCCGGTACCGGCGCGTCATACGTCACGGTCGTGGTGCGAGCGCAAAAAGACGACGTCGCCGCCGCTGCGCGCGCCGTGGTCGAGAAGGTGCTCATCGCCGAGCAGGACGACGTCTACGGCACCGGCCGCGCGGCCGAATGCGGCCTGCAGACACTGCCGCCAGATCTCACCGGCACCGTGCTGGTCACCACCGGCGACACCCCGCTGCTCGATGCCCGCACTTTGCTGCAACTGACCGCCGAGCACGAGGCCAGCGCCGCCGCCGTCACCGTCATCACCGGCGTGCTCGACGACGCCACCGGCTACGGGCGCGTCGTGCGTGACGACCACGGCAATGTGCGCGCCATCGTCGAGCACAAACAGGCCACCGAGGAGCAACGGCAGATCAACGAATTCAACTCGGGTCTGTTCGCGTTCGATGCCGCCGTGCTGCGGCAGGCACTGGCCGAGGTCGGCGTCAACAGTGCGGCAGGGGAGAAGTACCTCACCGATGTCGTCGAGGTCGCTGTCGGTCACGGATTGCTGGTGCGGGCGCATGTGCTCGACGATCTGTGGCAGACCGAGGGTGTCAACGACAAGGCCCAGCTGGCCCGTCTCGGTGCCGAGCTCAACCGCCGCACTCTGGACAAGCTCATGCGCGAGCAGGGCGCCGTCATCGAGGACCCCGCCAGCACCTGGGTCGACGTCGAGGTCACCGTGGGTGCCGACACGATCGTGCACCCCGGCTGCCAGCTGTATGGCGCAACCTCCATCGGCGCCGGCTGCGAGATCGGCCCCGACACCACATTGAAGGACACCGAGGTCCGTGACGGTGCCAGCGTCATACGTACGCACGCCGATCTCGCGCTCATCGGGCAGGACGCCACCGTCGGCCCGTTCTCGTATCTGCGGCCGGGCACGACGCTGGGCGCCGGCGGCAAGATCGGCGGTTTCGTCGAGACCAAGAACGCCCAGATCGGTGACGACGCCAAGGTGCCGCACCTGACCTACTGCGGCGACGCGGTGATCGGGGCGGGGACCAACATCGGTGCCGGCACGATCTTCGCCAACTACGACGGTGTCAACAAACATCAGACGAGGGTCGGCGAGAACTCCTTCGTCGGCAGCAACAGCGTCATCGTGGCGCCTCGCACGATCGGTGACGGGGTGTATGTCGCAGCCGGTTCCGCGGTGGTCGAGGATGTCGAGCCCGGCCAGCTGGGGGTCACCCGCGCCCATCAGCGCAATGTCGACGGATGGGTGTTCCGACGTCGCGCAGACACCGCAACGGCGACCTCGGCGAAGCAGGCGATCGACCGCGCGGCTCATGAAGAGTCCACGGAAACTGAAGAACCGCAAGGGAACTGA
- a CDS encoding ribose-phosphate diphosphokinase, giving the protein MSTGMKRATEKNLMVFSGRAHAELAQAVAADLGTELVPTELRDFANTEMYVRFEESVRGCDAFVIQSHTEPINKWIMEHLLMVDALKRASAKRITVVTPFYGYARQDKKSRGREPISARLMADLFKTAGADRLMAVDLHTDQIQGFFDGPVDHLQALPILTDYVARKYGREQLTIVSPDAGRIKVAEAWSKRLDDAPLAFIHKTRDVTRSNQSVANRVIGRVEGRTCILVDDMIDSGGTICNAAEALMADGAASVVIAATHAIFSNPAAARLRDSVAREVIITDTLPITADKGFEKLTPLSIAPLLAQAIREVFEDGSVTSMFQA; this is encoded by the coding sequence ATGTCGACTGGAATGAAGCGCGCCACCGAGAAGAACCTCATGGTGTTCTCCGGGCGTGCGCACGCCGAGCTCGCGCAGGCCGTGGCCGCCGACCTCGGCACCGAACTCGTGCCGACGGAGTTGCGTGACTTCGCCAACACCGAGATGTATGTGCGCTTCGAGGAGTCGGTTCGCGGGTGCGACGCCTTCGTCATACAGAGCCACACCGAACCGATCAACAAGTGGATCATGGAGCACCTGTTGATGGTGGATGCGTTGAAGCGCGCGAGCGCCAAACGCATCACGGTTGTCACACCGTTCTACGGATACGCCCGTCAGGACAAGAAGTCCCGTGGCCGCGAGCCGATCAGCGCGCGACTCATGGCCGACCTGTTCAAGACCGCGGGCGCCGACCGGCTGATGGCGGTGGATCTGCACACCGACCAGATCCAGGGATTCTTCGACGGCCCCGTCGACCATCTGCAGGCGTTGCCGATCCTCACCGACTACGTGGCGCGCAAGTACGGCCGTGAGCAGCTGACGATCGTCTCGCCGGATGCCGGCCGCATCAAGGTCGCCGAGGCCTGGTCGAAGCGCCTGGATGACGCGCCGCTGGCGTTCATCCACAAGACGCGCGACGTGACGCGCTCCAACCAGAGCGTCGCCAACCGTGTGATCGGCCGCGTCGAGGGACGCACCTGCATCCTGGTCGACGACATGATCGACTCCGGCGGCACGATCTGCAATGCCGCCGAGGCGCTGATGGCTGACGGCGCGGCCAGCGTCGTCATCGCGGCCACCCACGCGATCTTCTCGAATCCGGCGGCGGCCAGGCTGCGGGACTCGGTCGCCCGTGAGGTGATCATCACCGACACCTTGCCGATCACAGCGGACAAGGGCTTCGAGAAGCTCACCCCACTGTCGATCGCGCCGCTGCTCGCGCAGGCCATCCGCGAGGTCTTCGAGGACGGCTCGGTCACCTCGATGTTCCAGGCCTGA
- a CDS encoding 50S ribosomal protein L25/general stress protein Ctc — translation MAQHEIRLDAQLRSEFGKGAARRIRRDNKIPAVLYGHGTDPVHLTLPGHETMLALKNANAILTLSFDGKEELALAKDVQRDAIKPVIDHVDLVIVKRGEKVTVDVPVHVDGEAAPETNVVVENGTLSVEADALSIPESVVVSVEGLGAGSQILAKDVTLPAGVTLAADEELLVVNVTAQVTAEALEAELAEAEAEAGIEKDESDDEAAEGDAPAAEDAEKTED, via the coding sequence ATGGCTCAGCACGAAATTCGTCTGGACGCGCAGCTGCGCTCCGAGTTCGGCAAGGGTGCGGCTCGCCGCATCCGTCGCGACAACAAGATCCCGGCCGTGCTCTACGGCCACGGCACCGACCCGGTCCACCTGACCCTGCCGGGCCACGAGACGATGCTCGCTCTCAAGAACGCCAACGCGATCCTGACGCTGTCCTTCGACGGCAAGGAAGAGCTCGCTCTGGCCAAGGACGTGCAGCGCGACGCGATCAAGCCTGTCATCGACCACGTCGACCTGGTCATCGTCAAGCGCGGCGAGAAGGTCACCGTCGACGTGCCGGTGCACGTGGACGGCGAAGCCGCCCCCGAGACCAACGTGGTCGTCGAGAACGGCACACTGTCGGTCGAGGCCGACGCGCTGAGCATCCCCGAGTCCGTCGTGGTGTCCGTCGAGGGCCTGGGGGCCGGCAGCCAGATCCTGGCCAAGGATGTCACCCTCCCCGCCGGCGTCACCCTGGCCGCCGACGAGGAACTGCTGGTCGTCAACGTCACCGCGCAGGTCACCGCCGAGGCGCTCGAGGCGGAACTGGCCGAAGCCGAGGCTGAGGCCGGCATCGAGAAGGACGAGTCCGATGACGAGGCCGCCGAGGGCGACGCCCCGGCCGCCGAGGACGCGGAGAAGACCGAGGACTGA
- the pth gene encoding aminoacyl-tRNA hydrolase: MVTDTAPWLIVGLGNPGPTYAGNRHNIGAMVIERMAQDAGVALRAHKAHARAASIQLAGERAIIAVPGSYMNESGGPVSGLMKFFKVPLDRFIVIHDELDIDFGVLRLKRGGGEGGHNGLRSISGSLGSRDYLRVRVGIGRPPGRMDAATYVLKDFASTQRQELEFLIPAAVEATELLLQRDLADAQNVVHSR; the protein is encoded by the coding sequence ATTGTGACCGACACCGCGCCCTGGCTCATCGTGGGGCTCGGTAACCCCGGCCCCACCTACGCCGGCAATCGCCACAACATCGGCGCGATGGTCATCGAACGTATGGCGCAGGATGCCGGCGTCGCCCTGCGTGCACACAAGGCGCACGCTCGCGCCGCCTCCATCCAGTTGGCCGGAGAGCGGGCGATCATCGCGGTTCCTGGGTCGTACATGAATGAGTCCGGCGGTCCGGTGAGCGGATTGATGAAGTTTTTCAAGGTGCCGCTGGACCGGTTCATCGTCATCCACGACGAACTCGACATCGACTTCGGCGTGCTGCGGCTCAAACGAGGTGGCGGCGAGGGCGGCCACAACGGACTGCGGTCGATCTCCGGATCACTGGGCAGTCGCGACTACCTGCGCGTGCGCGTGGGCATCGGACGGCCGCCGGGGCGGATGGATGCTGCGACCTACGTGTTGAAAGACTTCGCGTCGACCCAGCGCCAGGAACTTGAGTTTCTCATCCCTGCTGCGGTCGAGGCGACGGAACTGCTGCTGCAGCGGGACCTTGCCGATGCCCAGAACGTCGTCCACAGCCGCTGA